From the Corythoichthys intestinalis isolate RoL2023-P3 chromosome 15, ASM3026506v1, whole genome shotgun sequence genome, one window contains:
- the clic4 gene encoding chloride intracellular channel protein 4 isoform X2 — translation MSLSVPQNGVKADNEPVIELFVKAGSDGESIGNCPFSQRLFMILWLKGVVFNVTTVDLKRKPADLQNLAPGTHPPFVTFNGEVKTDVNKIEEFLEDILCPPKYIKLGARHPESNTAGMDIFAKFSAFIKNSKPDANEGLERGLLKTLQKLDEYLRSPLPDEIDHNSIEDVKVSTRKFLDGEEMTLADCNLLPKLHIVKVVAKKYRGFDIPKEMTAIWKYLNNAYTREEFTNTCPSDKEIEIAYADVAKRLVN, via the exons GCTGGAAGCGATGGAGAGAGCATTGGAAACTGTCCTTTCTCCCAACGACTGTTTATGATCCTGTGGCTGAAAGGCGTCGTCTTCAACGTCACCACAGTTGACCTCAAGAG GAAGCCTGCAGATCTGCAAAACCTTGCCCCAGGTACACATCCTCCCTTCGTCACCTTCAATGGCGAAGTCAAAACAGATGTCAACAAGATCGAAGAGTTTCTCGAGGACATCCTCTGCCCACCCAA GTACATCAAACTTGGCGCAAGACACCCAGAGTCAAACACGGCTGGAATGGATATCTTTGCCAAGTTTTCAGCCTTCATTAAGAACTCCAAACCAGATGCAAATGAAG GCCTGGAGCGTGGGCTGCTGAAGACGCTGCAGAAGCTGGATGAATATCTTCGCTCACCCTTGCCTGATGAGATTGATCACAACAGCATCGAGGATGTGAAAGTTTCTACCCGCAAGTTCTTGGATGGAGAGGAAATGACCCTAGCCGACTGCAATTTGCTACCAAAGCTTCATATTGTCAAG GTGGTGGCCAAGAAATACAGAGGTTTTGACATCCCCAAAGAGATGACGGCCATCTGGAAGTACTTGAACAACGCCTACACGCGTGAAGAGTTCACCAACACCTGCCCTAGCGACAAGGAGATCGAGATCGCGTATGCGGATGTAGCCAAGAGGCTTGTCAACTAA